In the genome of Henningerozyma blattae CBS 6284 chromosome 5, complete genome, one region contains:
- the CSI2 gene encoding Csi2p (similar to Saccharomyces cerevisiae CSI2 (YOL007C); ancestral locus Anc_6.33), whose amino-acid sequence MALPKLNLPSLSSTNYSTYSNTNIPSTKGNVHIYQPKVIDGTVFIAFGACLGFIFLIILSLWAILTFKSWQSARSEYKRREIESKYQFDPFYISNNTNQRSTLSLLGNEKNNIFMDPLSGISTYEDLEDFDTSSSSLTTSSSSNSSPFHSDISEKILKSQKSSGGNNSNTSTLIAGNGNGPYGLHARQDSMFISPTEILQSEAWNSSNISLDSTVDTLTGNQLKKTSLPIISNGSMNNSFQNFTAPSDKSSFQYIPKSSMINLSTTSFANSPAPSIPTSTGQPTTGTPNTNKTSNTSNSKHKRAPSMMLDDLLNE is encoded by the coding sequence ATGGCCTTACCGAAGCTAAATCTACCCTCGTTGAGTTCCACAAACTATTCCACATATTCAAATACCAATATCCCCTCTACGAAGGGTAATGTCCATATTTATCAACCTAAAGTGATTGATGGTACAGTATTCATTGCGTTTGGTGCATGCTTAGGTTTcatatttctaataatattatctcTATGGGCAATATTAACGTTTAAATCATGGCAATCAGCAAGGTCTGAATATAAGCGCAGAGAAATCGAATCTAAATATCAATTCGATCCATTTTAcatatcaaataataccaaTCAAAGATCTACCCTTTCATTGTTgggaaatgaaaaaaataatatcttcatGGACCCATTAAGCGGAATCTCTACATACGAAGATCTTGAAGATTTTGATACTTCATCGTCTTCATTAACcacttcttcatcttctaacTCATCTCCTTTCCATAGTGACATTTCTGaaaagattttgaaatctCAGAAAAGTAGTGGGggtaataatagtaatactaGCACACTTATCGCTGGGAATGGTAATGGTCCATATGGGTTACATGCCAGACAAGATTCAATGTTCATTTCTCCAACTGAAATTTTACAATCTGAAGCTTGGAATTCCTCTAATATCAGTTTGGATTCCACTGTGGACACACTTACTggaaatcaattaaaaaagacTTCTTTACCAATTATCAGTAATGGTAGTATGAATAATAGTTTCCAAAACTTCACTGCTCCATCAGATAAGAGTTCGTTCCAATATATCCCAAAGAGTTCAATGATTAATCTAAGTACTACTTCTTTTGCTAATAGTCCAGCACCATCGATACCAACATCAACTGGCCAACCAACCACTGGGACACCAAACACAAACAAGACTAGCAACACTTCTAACAGCAAGCACAAGAGAGCACCAAGTATGATGTTAGACGACCTTctaaatgaataa